One genomic region from Sparus aurata chromosome 15, fSpaAur1.1, whole genome shotgun sequence encodes:
- the apmap gene encoding adipocyte plasma membrane-associated protein isoform X2: MTGCWEQNLKLREARRLFEDQIVGPESIANIGDVLYSGTADGKIVKLVGRRIHTVTRLGRPPCGSTEEESSCGRPLGIRVGPNGTLFVADAYLGVFEVNPTTGEATRLVSGGQVVAGRKLSFINDLAVTQDGKKVYFTDSSSRWERRNYLHLIMEATADGRVLEYDVDSRELSVVMENLRFPNGIQLLPDEESVLVAETTMARIRRVHVAGLNKGGMDTFVDNLPGFPDNIRPSSSGGYWVAMSAVRPNPGFSMLDFLSQRPWIKKLIFKLFSQDVLMKFVPRYSLVAELHDGGVCTRSFHDPGGLVAAYVSEVHEYDGSLYLGSFRSPYIAKLDLREV; this comes from the exons ATGACGGGCTGCTGGGAGCAGAACCTGAAGCTCCGAGAGGCCCGGAGACTGTTTGAAGACCAGATCGTCGGACCGGAGTCCATCGCCAACATCGGAG ATGTTTTGTATTCCGGAACAGCTGACGGGAAGATCGTGAAGCTGGTCGGACGAAGGATTCACACGGTGACGAGACTCGGACGGCCGCCGTGTG gttcTACAGAGGAGGAGTCCAGCTGTGGGAGGCCGTTGGGGATCCGAGTCGGACCGAACGGGACTTTGTTCGTAGCCGACGCTTACCTGGGAGTGTTCGAGGTCAACCCCACCACAG GCGAGGCCACCAGGCTGGTGTCAGGCGGGCAGGTTGTTGCCGGCAGGAAGCTGTCGTTCATCAACGACCTGGCTGTGACTCAGGATGGAAAGAAGGTGTACTTCACCGACTCCAGCAGCAGGTGGGAGCGCAGAAACTACCTGCACCTCATCATGGAGGCCACGGCCGACGGACG AGTGCTGGAGTACGACGTAGACAGCAGAGAGCTGTCGGTGGTGATGGAAAACCTTCGATTTCCGAACGGGATCCAGCTGCTGCCCGACGAGGAGTCGGTGCTGGTGGCCGAGACCACGATGGCCCGGATCCGCAG AGTCCATGTTGCCGGTCTCAACAAAGGTGGGATGGACACGTTCGTGGACAACCTCCCCGGTTTCCCCGACAACATCCGTCCCAGCTCCAGCGGAGGTTACTGGGTGGCCATGTCCGCCGTGCGACCGAACCCCGGCTTCTCCATGCTGGACTTCCTGTCCCAGAGACCCTGGATCAAGAAACTCATCTTCAag CTCTTCAGTCAGGACGTCCTCATGAAGTTCGTCCCTCGGTACAGCCTGGTGGCGGAGCTCCACGATGGTGGCGTCTGCACTCGGAGCTTCCACGACCCCGGCGGCCTGGTGGCGGCCTACGTCAGCGAGGTCCACGAGTACGACGGCAGCCTGTACCTGGGCTCCTTCCGCTCGCCGTACATCGCCAAGCTCGACCTGCGCGAGGTGTAA
- the apmap gene encoding adipocyte plasma membrane-associated protein isoform X1 translates to MNETEGLRFRRLNRPQVITDELPEHRYKGSGTYSGKVFQVTLLSLGGFLLLPLLVIILILESPIHPEVFSLKEPPVMTGCWEQNLKLREARRLFEDQIVGPESIANIGDVLYSGTADGKIVKLVGRRIHTVTRLGRPPCGSTEEESSCGRPLGIRVGPNGTLFVADAYLGVFEVNPTTGEATRLVSGGQVVAGRKLSFINDLAVTQDGKKVYFTDSSSRWERRNYLHLIMEATADGRVLEYDVDSRELSVVMENLRFPNGIQLLPDEESVLVAETTMARIRRVHVAGLNKGGMDTFVDNLPGFPDNIRPSSSGGYWVAMSAVRPNPGFSMLDFLSQRPWIKKLIFKLFSQDVLMKFVPRYSLVAELHDGGVCTRSFHDPGGLVAAYVSEVHEYDGSLYLGSFRSPYIAKLDLREV, encoded by the exons ATGAATGAGACGGAGGGGCTCCGGTTCCGGCGGCTGAACAGACCGCAGGTCATCACGGACGAGCTGCCGGAGCACCGCTACAAGGGATCCGG CACCTACAGCGGGAAGGTGTTCCAGGTGACGCTGCTTTCTCTGGGCGGCTTcctgcttcttcctctgctcgtcatcatcctcatcctgGAGTCTCCCATCCACCCCGAGGTGTTCAG CCTGAAGGAGCCTCCGGTGATGACGGGCTGCTGGGAGCAGAACCTGAAGCTCCGAGAGGCCCGGAGACTGTTTGAAGACCAGATCGTCGGACCGGAGTCCATCGCCAACATCGGAG ATGTTTTGTATTCCGGAACAGCTGACGGGAAGATCGTGAAGCTGGTCGGACGAAGGATTCACACGGTGACGAGACTCGGACGGCCGCCGTGTG gttcTACAGAGGAGGAGTCCAGCTGTGGGAGGCCGTTGGGGATCCGAGTCGGACCGAACGGGACTTTGTTCGTAGCCGACGCTTACCTGGGAGTGTTCGAGGTCAACCCCACCACAG GCGAGGCCACCAGGCTGGTGTCAGGCGGGCAGGTTGTTGCCGGCAGGAAGCTGTCGTTCATCAACGACCTGGCTGTGACTCAGGATGGAAAGAAGGTGTACTTCACCGACTCCAGCAGCAGGTGGGAGCGCAGAAACTACCTGCACCTCATCATGGAGGCCACGGCCGACGGACG AGTGCTGGAGTACGACGTAGACAGCAGAGAGCTGTCGGTGGTGATGGAAAACCTTCGATTTCCGAACGGGATCCAGCTGCTGCCCGACGAGGAGTCGGTGCTGGTGGCCGAGACCACGATGGCCCGGATCCGCAG AGTCCATGTTGCCGGTCTCAACAAAGGTGGGATGGACACGTTCGTGGACAACCTCCCCGGTTTCCCCGACAACATCCGTCCCAGCTCCAGCGGAGGTTACTGGGTGGCCATGTCCGCCGTGCGACCGAACCCCGGCTTCTCCATGCTGGACTTCCTGTCCCAGAGACCCTGGATCAAGAAACTCATCTTCAag CTCTTCAGTCAGGACGTCCTCATGAAGTTCGTCCCTCGGTACAGCCTGGTGGCGGAGCTCCACGATGGTGGCGTCTGCACTCGGAGCTTCCACGACCCCGGCGGCCTGGTGGCGGCCTACGTCAGCGAGGTCCACGAGTACGACGGCAGCCTGTACCTGGGCTCCTTCCGCTCGCCGTACATCGCCAAGCTCGACCTGCGCGAGGTGTAA